Proteins from one Streptococcus mitis B6 genomic window:
- a CDS encoding XRE family transcriptional regulator → MYQPEKLKARRKELKLTQKEIAEQLGVSFQAYSAWERGIKEPSKEKVSQLENILKVAKGYFTQIEIVRLYHSLSKQGKEKVVLYARDLAQEEQVQKVIAIPERLYEYRVYERMSAGIGASVYDDQNFDTVYFNEELAHDFASWVSGDSMEPKYQNGSVALIRETGFDYDGAVYAVVCNNQTYIKRVYREENGLRLVSINPKYKDIFISYEEDPRIVGIIVGNFVPMEG, encoded by the coding sequence ATGTATCAGCCAGAAAAACTCAAGGCTCGTAGGAAAGAGTTAAAATTAACACAGAAGGAAATTGCAGAGCAACTTGGGGTTAGCTTCCAGGCTTACTCGGCTTGGGAACGTGGAATCAAGGAACCGTCCAAGGAGAAGGTGTCCCAGCTAGAAAACATTTTAAAAGTCGCAAAAGGCTATTTCACTCAGATTGAGATTGTCCGTCTCTACCATAGCCTCTCCAAGCAAGGGAAGGAGAAGGTTGTTCTCTATGCTCGCGACCTGGCTCAAGAGGAACAAGTCCAGAAAGTGATAGCTATACCAGAGAGACTTTACGAGTACCGTGTCTACGAACGCATGTCTGCGGGAATCGGAGCTTCGGTCTACGATGATCAGAATTTTGATACGGTTTACTTTAATGAGGAACTAGCTCATGATTTTGCGTCATGGGTGTCTGGGGACTCCATGGAACCTAAATACCAAAATGGTTCAGTGGCTCTGATTCGAGAGACAGGATTTGACTATGATGGGGCGGTTTATGCAGTGGTTTGCAACAACCAGACCTATATCAAACGGGTCTATCGAGAGGAGAATGGTTTGCGTCTGGTCTCTATCAATCCTAAATACAAGGATATTTTCATCTCCTATGAGGAAGATCCTCGGATTGTGGGGATTATCGTTGGGAACTTTGTGCCGATGGAGGGATAG
- a CDS encoding ATP-binding protein — translation MNYIKRPHYLDFLRRHRDRQIIKVVSGVRRAGKSVLFQLYKEELLATGVDEDQIISINFEDLSYYELRNFQTLFAYIKERLVEEKTYYIFLDEIQHVEKFELVADSLFILPNVDLYLTGSNAYFMSSQLATNLTGRYVEIEVLPLSFEEYLSGQSLSENLNTTEIFNNYLFSAFPYLLQTSSYAEKIDYLRGIYNSILLNDIVTRLGNPNPTIIERIVRTLLSSTGSLISTNKIRNTLVSQNVSISHNTLENYLTTLTDSLLFYSVPRFDVKGRALLQRLEKYYPVDLGLRHLLLPDHKEDIGHILENIVYLELRRRYSQVYVGNLDKYEVDFVVVTDLGHYAYYQVSETTLAPETLDRELRPLEAIKDQFPKYLLTMDTIQPTANYNGIEKKNIIDWLLEK, via the coding sequence ATGAACTATATTAAAAGACCACATTATTTAGATTTTTTAAGAAGACATCGTGACCGCCAAATCATTAAAGTTGTGAGTGGAGTTAGACGAGCTGGTAAATCTGTTCTCTTTCAACTCTATAAAGAAGAGTTACTAGCAACTGGGGTAGACGAGGATCAGATTATATCCATCAATTTCGAAGATTTGAGTTACTATGAACTGAGAAATTTTCAAACATTATTTGCTTATATAAAAGAGCGGTTAGTTGAGGAGAAAACATACTATATCTTTTTAGATGAAATTCAACATGTTGAAAAATTTGAACTGGTAGCAGATAGTCTATTTATCCTACCAAATGTTGACCTCTATTTGACTGGATCAAACGCCTACTTTATGAGTAGCCAATTAGCTACAAACTTGACCGGTCGGTATGTTGAGATAGAAGTTCTTCCATTGTCATTTGAAGAATACCTATCAGGTCAATCTCTCTCAGAGAATCTGAATACAACAGAAATTTTTAACAATTATCTCTTTAGTGCTTTCCCTTACTTATTGCAAACATCATCTTACGCTGAAAAAATTGACTATCTCAGAGGAATATACAACTCCATACTGTTAAATGATATTGTCACTAGATTGGGAAATCCAAATCCTACGATTATTGAGCGCATTGTCCGAACCCTTCTCAGTAGTACAGGTAGCTTAATATCAACAAATAAGATTCGCAATACCCTAGTCAGCCAAAATGTTTCAATATCCCATAATACTTTGGAAAATTATTTGACAACTTTGACAGATAGTTTACTTTTTTATTCCGTTCCACGTTTTGATGTAAAAGGTCGAGCATTATTGCAACGCTTAGAAAAATATTATCCCGTTGATTTAGGTTTACGACATCTCTTATTACCAGACCACAAAGAAGACATTGGGCATATCTTGGAAAATATTGTATATTTGGAATTGAGACGTAGATATTCACAAGTATATGTTGGTAATTTAGATAAGTATGAGGTTGATTTTGTTGTTGTAACTGATCTTGGTCACTACGCTTATTATCAAGTCAGTGAAACAACACTTGCTCCAGAAACACTAGACAGAGAACTTAGACCACTAGAAGCCATTAAAGATCAATTCCCCAAGTATCTATTAACAATGGATACGATTCAGCCAACAGCCAATTACAATGGAATTGAGAAGAAAAATATCATAGATTGGTTACTAGAAAAGTAG